A part of Streptomyces sp. NBC_01497 genomic DNA contains:
- a CDS encoding FUSC family protein — translation MSEVQAWWSSLRRSFVAALKIERVLSDPVAIARSLAAVVAASVIGWVIGDPLAWAMISVGAFICGIGTLLAPIRHRAVNAFVLGAGFTLATLAGVYLHPLGWYFLIPLGVIGYLAGLWRAFGVAPGIRACLVAIGVMITADLTPSTQAGLTMAGWIAVGAGLVLVAQLLPPYGRRLPAQRKAVAALYQSLATYARLSADPAVRLPSAPFTAARRALDLLPRFSRPAAAPLYGLLAEAEGLRRALLASGDGDGLPRDGIGSVLDGVATALLTGREQDDAAGHAAVAKRAGLVGDELPGRLKEASRLAGHWLGARGPEGLDEVLSAFPAVHPLRAGARLLRAELRPGAPLFRHAIRIAFGTVAAEAAGRALGDFWGNALPNHGFWAALTTMLVLFPDYGHTFARGWGRPIGSILGGLAAWAVLLPAGWTPGALVIGSVVLVALVYVTLRVGQLVLNFFITAWIVFLIARLGSAPHLIAWGRPADTLLGALIGLVVFVAVPTYHHHRLHTLLADWLRVQQRLLPSLVAGFTDVDALDRTETDVLRGQARASRERVEAAVASLGHEPRAHRSHWSADRLASIQESVYEVTRCAALLYDRLPRHQAEAVPEAAECAAVLADHLARLTTAVAAGGALPEGELRAAFDAVASRSGLADLADAASPDGVSHPRGRALTLGLRTATTLETLNRNLIPEPAPRHGPEGDGPGHGGPRHGGPDRGGPRHGSHGGPRYEGTGHAGRHDPRHARPHQPALHRGGPAARAADTPASGA, via the coding sequence ATGAGTGAGGTACAGGCCTGGTGGAGTTCCCTACGGCGCAGCTTCGTGGCGGCGCTGAAGATCGAGCGCGTCCTCTCCGACCCGGTGGCGATCGCGCGCTCCCTCGCCGCCGTCGTCGCGGCGTCCGTCATCGGCTGGGTGATCGGAGACCCGCTGGCGTGGGCGATGATCAGCGTGGGCGCGTTCATCTGCGGCATCGGCACGCTCCTCGCCCCGATCAGGCACCGCGCCGTCAACGCGTTCGTCCTGGGCGCCGGATTCACGCTCGCCACTCTGGCCGGGGTCTACCTGCACCCCCTGGGCTGGTACTTCCTCATCCCGCTCGGCGTCATCGGCTACCTGGCCGGGCTCTGGCGCGCGTTCGGTGTCGCGCCCGGCATCCGTGCCTGCCTCGTCGCGATCGGCGTGATGATCACGGCCGATCTCACGCCCTCCACCCAGGCCGGACTGACCATGGCCGGCTGGATCGCGGTCGGCGCAGGGCTCGTCCTCGTCGCACAGCTGCTGCCGCCGTACGGGCGGCGGCTGCCCGCGCAGCGCAAGGCGGTGGCGGCCCTCTACCAGTCCCTCGCCACCTACGCACGCCTCAGCGCCGACCCCGCCGTCCGGCTGCCCTCCGCGCCCTTCACGGCTGCCCGGCGGGCGCTCGACCTGCTGCCGCGGTTCTCCCGTCCGGCGGCGGCACCGCTGTACGGGCTGCTCGCGGAGGCCGAGGGTCTGCGGCGCGCGCTGCTCGCCAGTGGGGACGGGGACGGCCTGCCGCGCGACGGGATCGGGTCCGTACTGGACGGCGTCGCGACGGCCCTCCTCACCGGCCGGGAGCAGGACGACGCAGCCGGACACGCCGCCGTCGCGAAGCGCGCCGGCCTCGTCGGGGACGAGCTGCCCGGCCGGCTCAAGGAGGCTTCGCGCCTCGCCGGCCACTGGCTTGGGGCGCGCGGTCCCGAAGGCCTCGACGAGGTGCTGAGCGCCTTTCCCGCCGTGCACCCCCTGCGGGCGGGCGCTCGGCTGCTCCGTGCCGAACTGCGTCCCGGCGCACCGCTGTTCCGGCACGCCATCCGGATCGCCTTCGGTACCGTCGCCGCTGAGGCGGCCGGGCGGGCGCTCGGCGACTTCTGGGGCAACGCCCTGCCGAACCACGGCTTCTGGGCCGCCCTCACCACCATGCTCGTCCTGTTCCCCGACTACGGACACACCTTCGCGCGCGGCTGGGGCCGGCCCATCGGCTCGATCCTCGGCGGCCTCGCCGCCTGGGCGGTGCTGCTGCCCGCCGGATGGACCCCAGGCGCCCTGGTGATCGGTTCGGTGGTGCTGGTCGCACTGGTCTATGTCACCCTGCGCGTCGGCCAGCTCGTGCTGAACTTCTTCATCACCGCCTGGATCGTCTTCCTGATCGCCCGGCTCGGCTCCGCCCCGCACCTCATCGCGTGGGGCCGCCCGGCGGACACCCTGCTCGGGGCGCTGATCGGCCTCGTCGTCTTCGTGGCCGTGCCGACCTACCACCACCACCGCCTGCACACGCTGCTCGCGGACTGGCTGCGGGTCCAGCAGCGCCTGCTGCCCTCGCTGGTGGCCGGATTCACGGACGTCGACGCGCTCGACCGTACGGAGACCGACGTGCTGCGCGGACAGGCGAGGGCGAGCCGCGAACGCGTCGAGGCGGCCGTCGCCAGCCTCGGCCACGAACCGCGCGCCCACCGCTCGCACTGGAGCGCGGACCGCCTGGCGTCGATCCAGGAGTCGGTCTACGAGGTGACGCGCTGCGCCGCCCTGCTCTACGACCGGCTGCCCCGCCACCAGGCCGAGGCCGTACCGGAGGCGGCGGAATGTGCCGCCGTGCTCGCCGACCACCTCGCGCGCCTCACGACGGCGGTCGCGGCGGGCGGCGCCCTGCCGGAGGGCGAACTCCGCGCGGCCTTCGACGCGGTGGCGTCCCGCAGCGGCCTCGCCGACCTCGCGGACGCCGCGTCCCCGGACGGTGTCTCGCACCCGCGGGGCCGTGCCCTGACACTCGGCCTGCGAACGGCGACGACGCTGGAGACCCTGAACAGGAACCTGATTCCCGAACCCGCGCCCCGCCACGGACCAGAGGGCGACGGCCCGGGCCACGGCGGACCGCGACACGGGGGTCCGGACCGCGGCGGACCGCGACACGGATCTCACGGAGGGCCGCGGTACGAGGGGACGGGGCACGCCGGCCGGCACGATCCCCGGCACGCGCGGCCGCACCAGCCGGCGCTCCACCGGGGCGGGCCTGCCGCACGGGCGGCGGACACCCCGGCGTCAGGGGCCTGA
- a CDS encoding helix-turn-helix transcriptional regulator, whose protein sequence is MDRRELAAFLRTRRERITPADVGLPAGVRRRTPGLRREEAAKLAFISTEYYTRLEQGRAPRPSREVLAGLARGLRLSDAERDHLHHLAGAPPGPPPGPSREVRQSILDLLHRLPRAAAIVTSATYEVIAWNDLAAALMEDFSALPRRDRNLVRRVFLGPHPSGGRLYGLSDAEAFTRTSARHLRATAARYPGDPELTRLVDDLLAGSAEFVRLWASHDVYEHVPQCKTFHHPLVGPLTVNCDILDIADRDQRVVIYTAVPGSPSEEALRLLSVLGTQRMTVSG, encoded by the coding sequence GTGGACAGACGAGAACTGGCGGCCTTCCTGCGCACCAGGCGCGAGCGCATCACCCCCGCGGACGTGGGGCTGCCCGCCGGGGTGCGCCGTCGCACGCCGGGGCTGCGCCGCGAGGAGGCGGCGAAGCTGGCGTTCATCTCGACGGAGTACTACACGCGGCTGGAGCAGGGCCGCGCCCCGCGCCCCTCGCGCGAGGTGCTGGCCGGGCTGGCCCGGGGCCTGCGCCTGTCGGACGCCGAGCGCGACCACCTCCATCACCTCGCGGGGGCCCCGCCCGGTCCCCCGCCGGGGCCGTCGCGCGAGGTACGCCAGAGCATCCTCGACCTGCTGCACCGGCTGCCGCGCGCCGCCGCGATCGTGACGTCCGCGACGTACGAGGTGATCGCCTGGAACGATCTGGCGGCCGCCCTCATGGAGGACTTCTCCGCGCTGCCGCGCCGTGACCGTAACCTCGTGCGCCGTGTCTTCCTCGGGCCGCACCCGAGTGGGGGGCGCCTGTACGGGCTGTCGGACGCGGAGGCCTTCACCCGCACCTCGGCCCGGCACCTGCGTGCCACCGCGGCACGCTATCCGGGTGATCCGGAGCTGACCCGGCTGGTGGACGACCTCCTTGCGGGCAGTGCGGAGTTCGTCCGTCTGTGGGCCTCGCACGACGTGTACGAACACGTCCCCCAGTGCAAGACGTTCCACCATCCGCTGGTCGGCCCTCTCACCGTCAACTGCGACATCCTGGACATCGCCGACCGGGACCAGCGGGTCGTGATCTACACCGCTGTCCCCGGGTCCCCGTCGGAGGAGGCGCTGCGCCTGCTGTCGGTCCTCGGTACGCAGCGCATGACCGTGTCCGGCTGA